The nucleotide window TGCAGGGTGATGAAGCGGCTGACATAGCTCACCAGCTTGGCAACGCCGAAGATCATGGTGCGCGTGTGACCGGTCTGCATGCGTTGCCCGTTCAGGTCGAGCCACAAGCCCAAGCGCTGCGGGTGGGGGACTTCGTCGCGGGTGACCAGCCAGGGGCCGATTGGGCCAAAGGTGTCGCAGCCCTTGCCCTTGTCCCAGGTGCCGCCGAGCTCGATCTGGAAGGCGCGCTCGCTGACGTCGTTGACGACGCAATAGCCAGCCACGTGCGCCAGGGCATCTTTGTGCGCCACATGGTGCGCGGTGGCGCCGATGACAACGCCCAGTTCAACCTCCCAGTCGGTTTTTTTCGAGCCCTTGGGCAGCATCACGTCATCGTCCGGCCCCTGGATGGATGAGATGGCCTTGGTGAAGATGACCGGCTCTTTCGGGATGGGCATGCCCGCTTCGGCGGCGTGGTCGGCGTAGTTCAGGCCGATGGCGATGAACTTGCCGATGCCCGCCACCGGACAGCCCAGGCGCGGACGGCCGCGCACCAGCGGCAGCGTCTCCGGCTTCAGGCGGCGCAAGCGGGCCAGCGCGGCGTCCCCCAACTGCGCCACGCCGATATCGGGCACCACAGCGGACAGATCGCGCAACCGGCCGGCATCGTCCAGCAAAGCCGGTTTCTCCTTGCCCGGCGGCCCGTGGCGAAGCAGTTTCATGGGCAAGCTCCCGCAGCTTGATCTTCAAGCAAAAGCGTCTTTTGCGCCCGCCCATCAAGCGCGAGCAGCTCCTCACTTTATAGCATATAGGCCATGCAGGCGTCCAGCTGCTCGGTCGGCGCGCGCCGAAAACCCGAGCGCGCAAAGCGCTGCAGCCGGCCGGCCACAAAGGCTGTCAGCACCGACGCGCGGACCTGCGCGTCGGTATCGGGTGTCAACCTCACCGGCTCGACGGGATTGCCCTGGCTGCCATCGCGCAGGCACTGTCGCAAGGCGGCGTCGAGCTTGTCAAAAAACTGGTTCATGCGCTGCTGCAGGCGCTCGTGCTCGAACACCAACGCGTCGCCGACCATCACGCGCGCCATGCCGGGGTTCTTCTCGCCAAACTGCAACACCATGGCCACGATGCGCGCAGCGCGCGTGCGGCCCGCCGACTCGCGCTCATTGATCTGGCCAATGAGGCCGAACACACTGGATTCGATGAAGTCGATCAATGCCTCGAACATCTGCGCCTTGCTGGCGAAGTGGCGATACAGCGCCGCCTCGCTCACCGCCAGCCGAGCGGCCAATGCGGCGGTGGTCACGCGCTCGGCGCCCGGCTGCTGCAGCATCTCCGCCAGCACCTGCAGTATCTGCACGCGGCGCTCCCCCGGCTTGGGGCGCTTGCGCGCGGCCGCAGCCGGTGTCTGATCCGGGGCTGAACCGGCGGAAGCATCGGAGGCTGGTGACATGGTGAATACAAATGTTTCCAAATGATTCTCTCACAAGCGCCAGCCACCGCAAGCCCCCGAGTGCGCCATGTCACGCCCGCGTGGCGTCAGCGCCAAGTGAGCACTTGCGCTGGCCAAGCCTTGCCGCTCCAGTGTCAAGTGGCAGAGCAGTCCGCGCAGGTAGCCGCCGAGCAAGGGCGGTCCGCTCGCCAGCGCTCCGCCTTCCAGAACAGAAAAGAGGCAAGCGGCGCCAGCCGCTCAGGGAAACAACGCTTTCAGTGCGAGCGAATCATGGTGCCGAATGGCACGTCGCCCAGCACCTCCAGCAGCAGCGCGTGCGGCACTCGGCCGTCGATGATGTGCACCGCGTTGACGCCACTCTTGGCGGCATCCAGCGCACCGGCTATTTTGGGCAGCATGCCACCGGAGATGGTGCCGTCTTGCACCAGCTCGTCGATGCGACGCGGCGTCAGCTCGGGCAGCAGCGCGCCGGCCTTGTCAAGCACGCCGGGAATGTTTGTCAGCATCAACAGTTTCTCGGCTTGCAGAACGGTCGCCAGCTTGGCCGCCACGACGTCGGCATTGATGTTGTAGCTCTCGTTGTGGTGCCCAAAGCCGATGGGGCTGACCACCGGGATGAACTGGTCGTCCTGCAGCGCCTTGACGACGCTGGGGTCTATCTGGTCGATGTCGCCGACCTGGCCGACGTCATGCTCGACGCTCGGATCCTTGTTGTCGACCATCTTCAGCTTGCGCGCGCGGATCATGCCGCCGTCGCGCCCGGTCAGCCCCACCGCCTTGCCGCCAGCCTGGTTGATGAGGCCAACGATGTCCTGCTGGACTTCGCCACCCAGCACCCACTCGACCACTTCCATGGTCTCGGCATCGGTGACCCGCATGCCCTGGATGAACTTGCCTTCCTTGCCCAGGCGCTTCAAGGCCGTTTCGATCTGCGGGCCGCCGCCGTGCACCACCACCGGGTTGATGCCCACCAGCTTGAGCAGCACCACGTCGTCGGCAAAGGCGGCCTGCAGCGCCGGGTCGGTCATGGCGTTGCCGCCATATTTGATGACCATGGTCTTGCCGTGGAACTGACGGATATAGGGCAGCGCCTGGGCCAGGATATCGGCCTTGTCACGCGGCGAAATGGGATGATTATCTGTCGTCATGGAGATTCGGTCAGAAAGGGTTGCGAGGGACAGCGGCATGATAAGGAGTCATCGGCGGGGGCCTCGGAACAGCTTGGGCACCTTGAAACGCACGATCGCCAGATAGGCCGTCACATAGGAAACCACAAAAAGCAGACAGAACGCAATCAGCACTGGCGTGTTGTTCCAAAACAGCACGGCAGGCACCACGGTGAACAGGGTGAAGGCCCACAGATAAGGCGATGTGCGGTTGTTGCGCATCAGCATGCGGCGTGCCTCATCATCATGAAACACTTCGCGCACGATGCGGCGATAAATCAGTTGGTGGAAATGCAGTGCATCCGCCACCCCTGGAGACACACCCCTCGCCAGCTTGCGGTAGATCGAAAACAACGTCTCCCATACCGGATAGATGAGCAACAACATAGGAAACCAGGGCGACACCACGGCATGACGTTGCACCAGCGACAAACTGGCAAACGCGATAACCAACCCCCACAGGTAGGCGCCCCCATCACCGGAAAAAATCATTCCGCGTGGGTAGTTCCAGACTAAAAACCCCGCCGTTGCCGCCGCGGTGCAAATGAGCAGTACCGCCAGTGCTCGATCGCCGACCTGCATCGACACATGCAGCAAGGCCATGCAAACAATCAGAGCCACCATGCCTGCCAGGCCGTTGTAGCCATCGATGATGTTGAACGCGTGGGGCAATCCGGCGATAGCCAACAAAGCGATGGCCGCCCCAAGCCAAGGTGCGACAGCCAACAGTGCGTCGACGCTGGGAATGGCGGCATGGCGAACCGTGAGCCCAAGCCACACGACAGCTAATGCTCCCGTCGTGATTGTCAAGGCCAATCGATAGCGCACAGACAAGCGCTGAGTCATGTCCTCGGCGACGCCGCCAACCACCGCGGGCATCATCACGAGCAGCCACCTCCAGACCCAGCCGTCTAGGCCAAGTGAACCGGGGTCTCCCCAATACTGCGTCTGCACGAATCCCAGGGTCCAGGAAGTCGTAATGCCCGCCAAAATCGCCAAGCCCCCAATGCGCGGAACATCTCCACGATGAAATCGTTGTGGCAGACCATTCTCATAAACAGCCGCATGATTTCGTGCCCAGCGCACGATGGCACCCGCTGTCAGCACAGCCACCAAGAACGCAACGATGCTTAGCCAAAGCATGAAACGCTCAAATGACTGCCTTGGCCGCGCATTTCATCCCCGACGGCGAGGGGTGCGCTCCGAGAAGTGAAAGTCAAGCTCGATAGTTGAAGCACAGACCCGGGCAAAGCGCGGCCCTTATCAAGCGGCAGGGTAATGACCGCACCGCAATGAGCTGCTGCGCTCATTGGGACAAGGTCCGATAAAACCGCATCACCTTCTCCACGTATCGTTGCGTTTCGGGATAAGGAGGGATGCGATTGCCGTATTTAGCCACCGCGCCTTCCCCCGCGTTGTAGGCGGCCAGGGCCAACGATTTGTCGCCGCCAAACATGCGCAACAGGTCGGCCAAATAGCGACTGCCCACTTGCGCGTTGACCTGTGGTTCGAGCACTGCGTGCCGCTCACCCGGCAATGCTGGCGCAGACACCCCATAGCGTTCAGCAGTGCCCGGCATGATTTGCATCAAACCCAATGCGCCCTTGTGCGATACCGCCTCCACGTTGAAAGCGGATTCGGCTGCCGCCACGGCTATTACCAACGCAGGCTCCACCGAATGATTTCGAGCCGCGGCATCAAGATACGGCTTCACCGCCTCATAGCCCCGTGGCCATCGGAAACCCGAACCCGCATCCATCGGAACAGGAGCAGCAGTCACCACGCTCTGCACGGGATCATAGGCTGGATAACGCAGGCGCCATGTGTGGTTGATCCATGTAAGCCCCCGCTCCTCCACAAACTCCGGCGCTGCTGACTCGGACAAGGTGCTTTGCGGCCGGCCGTTGGATCGCGCAAGCACGGCGTTGCCCATGTGAATCACGCCGTCTCCATCCAAGATCTGCCAGACTTCATCAGCGTCGGCGTGAAGTGCATGAACCAACAAAATGCCGACACCCATACGCGGGATGAGTCGACTCACGGCCCGCGCACCATCCGCCCATCTCCATCGTCTGCCCGCCATCGCCCCCTTACTTCCGATCATTTCAACGTCCAGTTCTGATGCGATTCTTGATTCTCTGCATCCACGTCATAGGCGCTGACGCCATCAATGGCGGCATTGTCGACGAACCAGCCCATCGCCGAGCGCGAACTATGCGCGCCGGCATACCCACAGCAACCATGCCCGCTGGAACATCCTTGCGCACCAAGGCACCGGCGGCAACCACGGCGCCGCGACCGATCGTCACACCCTCCAACACCGTCGCGCCAGCGCCAATCCATGCCCCATCCTCGATCACGATCGACGCGCGCGTGATGCGGTTGCGAGCGATGATTTCGTCGCCCTCATCGATCGCATGACCCGCGGAAAGCAGCTTGGCGTGCGCGCCAACCAACACATCGGCGCCTATTTCCAACCCACCCTCTCCAGAAAGGTAGGAGCCCACATTGACTATGGTACGCGCCCCGATGCGTATGCGCGCATCGGGAGCGGCGTCCACGTCCCCAAGGACCATGCGCGTATGCGCATAAAGACTTACCTCGTCCGCGAGACAAAGCACCTCAGCACGCTGACCCCAGCGCATCACCGACACCGACAGATCAATTCTGCACGCCTCGCCCAAGACATCGATGCCCTCATGAGAAGCACATATGTCAGGTACACCAAGCAACCGCGACACGCTTTTTACGCCCTCAATCGCGAGTCAGCCGCCGCCAAACACGCGCCAGCCAACTGCGCTCACGCGACAACAACAACTGCGCAACCAACTCTTCTTTTTCGGCAAAAAGCTTGGCTAAACGCTGCTCTTGTCCCTCAAGCTTCAATGCACTGCTTTCACGCTCGGTCTCTAAGCCTGCGATCTCTGCCTGCATGCGCGCAATGACTTCCTTTGCCTCTCCAAAC belongs to Ottowia testudinis and includes:
- a CDS encoding fumarylacetoacetate hydrolase family protein, translated to MKLLRHGPPGKEKPALLDDAGRLRDLSAVVPDIGVAQLGDAALARLRRLKPETLPLVRGRPRLGCPVAGIGKFIAIGLNYADHAAEAGMPIPKEPVIFTKAISSIQGPDDDVMLPKGSKKTDWEVELGVVIGATAHHVAHKDALAHVAGYCVVNDVSERAFQIELGGTWDKGKGCDTFGPIGPWLVTRDEVPHPQRLGLWLDLNGQRMQTGHTRTMIFGVAKLVSYVSRFITLQPGDVLTTGTPPGVGMGQRDAAGRPAPRFLRRGDVMTLGIDRLGQQCQRVVAYAAPPRKT
- the slmA gene encoding nucleoid occlusion factor SlmA; translated protein: MSPASDASAGSAPDQTPAAAARKRPKPGERRVQILQVLAEMLQQPGAERVTTAALAARLAVSEAALYRHFASKAQMFEALIDFIESSVFGLIGQINERESAGRTRAARIVAMVLQFGEKNPGMARVMVGDALVFEHERLQQRMNQFFDKLDAALRQCLRDGSQGNPVEPVRLTPDTDAQVRASVLTAFVAGRLQRFARSGFRRAPTEQLDACMAYML
- the argB gene encoding acetylglutamate kinase; the protein is MTTDNHPISPRDKADILAQALPYIRQFHGKTMVIKYGGNAMTDPALQAAFADDVVLLKLVGINPVVVHGGGPQIETALKRLGKEGKFIQGMRVTDAETMEVVEWVLGGEVQQDIVGLINQAGGKAVGLTGRDGGMIRARKLKMVDNKDPSVEHDVGQVGDIDQIDPSVVKALQDDQFIPVVSPIGFGHHNESYNINADVVAAKLATVLQAEKLLMLTNIPGVLDKAGALLPELTPRRIDELVQDGTISGGMLPKIAGALDAAKSGVNAVHIIDGRVPHALLLEVLGDVPFGTMIRSH
- a CDS encoding glycosyltransferase family 4 protein, with amino-acid sequence MLWLSIVAFLVAVLTAGAIVRWARNHAAVYENGLPQRFHRGDVPRIGGLAILAGITTSWTLGFVQTQYWGDPGSLGLDGWVWRWLLVMMPAVVGGVAEDMTQRLSVRYRLALTITTGALAVVWLGLTVRHAAIPSVDALLAVAPWLGAAIALLAIAGLPHAFNIIDGYNGLAGMVALIVCMALLHVSMQVGDRALAVLLICTAAATAGFLVWNYPRGMIFSGDGGAYLWGLVIAFASLSLVQRHAVVSPWFPMLLLIYPVWETLFSIYRKLARGVSPGVADALHFHQLIYRRIVREVFHDDEARRMLMRNNRTSPYLWAFTLFTVVPAVLFWNNTPVLIAFCLLFVVSYVTAYLAIVRFKVPKLFRGPRR
- a CDS encoding lytic transglycosylase domain-containing protein, translated to MSRLIPRMGVGILLVHALHADADEVWQILDGDGVIHMGNAVLARSNGRPQSTLSESAAPEFVEERGLTWINHTWRLRYPAYDPVQSVVTAAPVPMDAGSGFRWPRGYEAVKPYLDAAARNHSVEPALVIAVAAAESAFNVEAVSHKGALGLMQIMPGTAERYGVSAPALPGERHAVLEPQVNAQVGSRYLADLLRMFGGDKSLALAAYNAGEGAVAKYGNRIPPYPETQRYVEKVMRFYRTLSQ
- a CDS encoding acyltransferase gives rise to the protein MRWGQRAEVLCLADEVSLYAHTRMVLGDVDAAPDARIRIGARTIVNVGSYLSGEGGLEIGADVLVGAHAKLLSAGHAIDEGDEIIARNRITRASIVIEDGAWIGAGATVLEGVTIGRGAVVAAGALVRKDVPAGMVAVGMPARIVRARRWAGSSTMPPLMASAPMTWMQRIKNRIRTGR